GCCTCAAACTCGATGTGATCAATCAAGAACTCGTCGCCACTGAGAAGCTCGCCGCCGAGCGCGCCGCAATACGGACACTCCGTCAGCGGTTCTTCTGTCACATAGACTTTGTCGCAAAGTGTGCAGTGAATCGTCACCGGGATAAGCTCGATCTCCAACTCTGCTGATTCCGCAATGGTATCCACCTTGGCCCAATCAAATGCAGCTCGCAAACTCTCTGGTCGAATCCCTTTCTCCATGCCCAGCTTGACACTGATGCGGATCACCGCTCCCTCATCAGCCATTTTGGCGGCCTGCTCGATATGCTCAATCAGTTTGAGTGCATAGCCAACTTCATGCATATCGTTCTCCTTTTCACTTGTAACATCAAACAAACATAGCTGCAACTCATGTACCAATGGCCTGGGAAAACAGGTTGGTATAACAACTCAACACCTCTATTTGAGTTGGCTTAATGCCATTTGCTAGAAAGCGCGTCCCAGAGTGTGACCTTGTGGGGCATATCGCACAAATCGGGTTATTTGAGCCGGGCCTTCAGATAGTCCA
The window above is part of the Blastocatellia bacterium genome. Proteins encoded here:
- a CDS encoding hydrogenase maturation nickel metallochaperone HypA encodes the protein MHEVGYALKLIEHIEQAAKMADEGAVIRISVKLGMEKGIRPESLRAAFDWAKVDTIAESAELEIELIPVTIHCTLCDKVYVTEEPLTECPYCGALGGELLSGDEFLIDHIEFEASHASVHESARG